A stretch of the Mesorhizobium sp. Pch-S genome encodes the following:
- a CDS encoding YMGG-like glycine zipper-containing protein: MRLHTTIAAMLMAVALAGCETSEQGQRAGTGALIGGAGGALVGQAIGRDTKSTLIGAGAGALLGAAVGSSTTPQRRGEEMCRYQDRYGRVYTAPCDERYYNGNY, translated from the coding sequence ATGCGACTTCATACAACCATTGCCGCCATGCTGATGGCGGTGGCGCTCGCGGGCTGCGAGACATCGGAACAGGGTCAGCGGGCAGGCACGGGCGCGCTGATCGGCGGCGCCGGTGGCGCGCTGGTCGGTCAGGCGATTGGCCGCGACACCAAGAGCACGCTTATCGGAGCCGGTGCCGGCGCGTTGCTGGGCGCGGCCGTAGGCAGCTCGACCACTCCGCAGAGACGCGGCGAGGAAATGTGCCGTTACCAGGACCGCTATGGCCGCGTCTACACCGCGCCCTGCGATGAGCGCTACTACAACGGCAACTATTGA
- a CDS encoding ABC transporter ATP-binding protein: MAAAETVLNVRDLKVRFRTLDGAVEAVKGININVKAGETVAVVGESGSGKSQTMMAAMGLLASNGEATGVVDYRGSNLLTMRKSELNKVRGRKISMIFQEPMTSLDPLYTIGNQLMEPIRRHRGLSAAAAREEALKLLRLVHIPDPERRLKSYPHEMSGGQRQRVMIAMALANDPDILIADEPTTALDVTIQAQILVLLAELQKKLGMAIVFITHDLGIVRRFADRVYVMRSGEVVEEGEATALFANPQHPYTRMLLAAEPTGHKVAPAPNAPVLLEGRKVEVTFKIGGGFLAGDPVILRAVDDISIRLKRNQTIGIVGESGSGKSTLGRALLRLLPSDGQIRFGDNDISGADKQAMRPLRRELQLVFQDPFGSLSPRMTVGQIITEGLLVHEPALSSRERDHRAVEALKEVGLDPVMRNRYPHEFSGGQRQRIAIARAMILKPKVVVLDEPTSALDRSVQKQIVELLRKLQADHDLSYLFISHDLAVVRAMADYIIVMKQGKIVEEGPTDAIFDHPREKYTQTLMTAAIDTTRFRASA, from the coding sequence ATGGCAGCTGCAGAAACCGTTCTCAATGTTCGCGACCTCAAGGTTCGTTTCCGCACACTCGATGGTGCCGTGGAGGCCGTGAAGGGCATCAACATCAACGTGAAAGCCGGCGAAACCGTCGCCGTCGTTGGCGAGTCGGGCTCCGGCAAAAGCCAGACCATGATGGCTGCGATGGGACTGCTTGCATCCAATGGTGAAGCAACTGGCGTGGTCGACTATCGCGGCTCGAACCTGCTCACCATGCGCAAAAGCGAGCTCAACAAGGTTCGCGGCCGCAAGATCAGCATGATCTTCCAGGAGCCGATGACCTCGCTCGATCCGCTCTACACGATCGGCAACCAGTTGATGGAGCCGATCCGGCGACATCGCGGCCTGAGTGCCGCGGCCGCACGCGAGGAGGCGCTGAAACTGTTGCGCCTCGTCCATATTCCCGATCCCGAGCGGCGGCTGAAATCCTATCCGCACGAGATGTCGGGCGGCCAGCGCCAGCGTGTGATGATCGCCATGGCGCTCGCCAATGATCCGGACATTCTGATCGCCGACGAGCCGACGACGGCGCTGGATGTGACGATCCAGGCGCAGATCCTGGTGTTGCTGGCCGAACTGCAGAAGAAGCTCGGCATGGCCATCGTCTTCATCACGCACGATCTCGGCATCGTGCGTCGCTTCGCAGACCGCGTCTATGTGATGCGTTCCGGCGAGGTGGTGGAGGAAGGAGAGGCCACGGCGCTCTTCGCCAATCCGCAACATCCCTACACCAGGATGCTGCTGGCAGCCGAACCCACCGGCCACAAGGTGGCACCGGCGCCCAATGCTCCGGTTCTGCTCGAGGGACGCAAGGTCGAAGTCACCTTCAAGATCGGCGGCGGTTTCCTTGCCGGTGATCCGGTCATCCTGCGGGCCGTCGACGACATCTCCATTCGTCTCAAACGCAATCAGACCATCGGCATCGTCGGTGAATCCGGTTCGGGCAAATCGACGCTCGGACGTGCGTTGCTGCGGCTCTTGCCGAGCGACGGGCAGATACGCTTCGGCGACAACGACATTTCCGGAGCAGACAAACAGGCTATGCGGCCGCTGCGCCGCGAACTGCAACTGGTGTTCCAGGATCCGTTCGGTTCGCTGTCGCCGCGCATGACGGTCGGACAGATCATCACAGAAGGACTTCTGGTGCATGAGCCTGCGTTGTCTTCCAGGGAGCGTGACCATCGAGCGGTGGAAGCGTTGAAGGAAGTGGGGCTCGACCCGGTCATGCGCAACCGCTATCCGCATGAATTCTCGGGCGGCCAGCGCCAGCGTATCGCCATTGCGCGTGCGATGATCCTGAAACCGAAAGTGGTGGTTCTGGACGAACCGACCTCGGCGCTTGATCGCTCGGTGCAGAAACAGATCGTGGAATTGCTGCGCAAGCTGCAGGCCGACCACGATCTGTCCTATCTGTTCATCAGCCATGATCTTGCGGTGGTGCGGGCGATGGCCGACTACATCATCGTCATGAAACAGGGCAAGATTGTCGAGGAAGGCCCAACGGACGCCATTTTCGACCATCCACGCGAGAAATACACGCAGACGTTGATGACTGCCGCCATCGACACCACCCGCTTCCGGGCGAGCGCCTGA
- a CDS encoding ABC transporter permease subunit, which yields MTEIAATSAPPPSTVVGRSLWGDAWARLKANRAAMISLCYLILMGLVCIIGPWFVPHQYTTIYSDYVRTPPSFSAYPKEEMIKTALDDVVRRMRVDVKDVKQDGGNLTITLSSSKPIDERYLRYLDRSDTFDGAQVLSKSPEGNELVIGTTVRQAYFFFGTDNIGRDLLSRTLVAGRISLAIGLLAGVVAVVIGVLYGATAGFAGGKVDEVMMRIVDVLYSLPFIFFVIMLVVFFGRNFVLMFLAVGAVLWLDMARIVRGQALSIRRQEYVQAAEALGVGQRGILLRHVIPNLLGPVVIYMTLLVPQVIILESFLSFLGLGVQEPMTSWGVLISAGAKNIGTANWLLLFPAFFLVSTLFALNFVGDGLRDALDPKDR from the coding sequence ATGACTGAGATCGCAGCCACCTCCGCTCCTCCCCCCTCGACCGTTGTGGGCCGATCGCTCTGGGGCGATGCCTGGGCACGATTGAAAGCCAATCGGGCGGCCATGATCAGCCTCTGCTATCTCATCCTGATGGGGCTGGTGTGCATCATCGGTCCCTGGTTCGTGCCGCACCAGTACACGACGATCTATTCCGATTATGTGCGCACGCCGCCGAGCTTTTCCGCCTATCCGAAGGAAGAGATGATCAAGACGGCGCTGGACGACGTGGTCCGGCGCATGCGTGTCGACGTCAAGGACGTGAAACAGGATGGCGGCAATCTGACCATCACGCTGAGTTCGTCCAAGCCGATCGATGAACGCTATCTTCGCTACCTCGATCGCTCGGATACCTTCGATGGCGCCCAGGTGCTGAGCAAATCGCCGGAAGGCAACGAACTCGTTATCGGCACGACGGTGCGGCAGGCCTATTTCTTCTTCGGCACCGACAATATCGGCCGTGACCTTTTATCCCGCACCCTCGTGGCTGGCCGCATCTCGCTGGCCATCGGCCTGCTTGCCGGCGTCGTCGCCGTCGTCATTGGCGTGCTCTACGGTGCCACGGCGGGTTTTGCCGGCGGCAAGGTCGATGAAGTCATGATGCGCATCGTCGACGTGCTCTATTCACTGCCCTTCATCTTCTTCGTCATCATGCTGGTGGTGTTCTTCGGCCGAAACTTCGTGTTGATGTTCCTGGCGGTCGGCGCGGTGCTCTGGCTGGACATGGCTCGCATCGTGCGCGGCCAGGCATTGTCCATCCGACGGCAGGAGTATGTGCAGGCGGCAGAGGCGCTTGGGGTTGGCCAGCGTGGCATTCTGCTGCGCCACGTCATTCCCAACCTGCTCGGACCGGTCGTCATCTACATGACGTTGCTGGTTCCGCAGGTCATCATCCTGGAAAGCTTCCTGTCGTTCCTGGGGCTTGGCGTACAGGAGCCGATGACCAGCTGGGGCGTCCTCATCTCCGCCGGGGCCAAGAACATCGGTACCGCCAACTGGTTGCTGCTGTTTCCAGCTTTCTTCCTTGTCTCGACGCTGTTTGCGCTGAACTTCGTCGGCGATGGCCTGCGCGATGCGCTCGATCCGAAGGACCGTTGA
- a CDS encoding ABC transporter permease subunit translates to MLIYVFRRLLTAIPTLFVIVTLAFFLIRVAPGGPFNQERGLSPVIKANLEAQFGLNEPLWKQYLNYLNNLLHGSFGPSYNLPDFTVGELFWKGLPISVQLGTSALILALILGSILGVVAALNQNKTADYAVIAVATAGSTIPTFVIAPLIQLVFGLSWKLLPIGGWGDGALINKIGPVITLALPQIAIVARLMRGSMIESLRSHHIRTARALGLSDWSVVVKHALRGAVLPIVSYAGPAAAALLTGSIVVETIFSIPGVGRYFVDAALNRDYTLVMGTVVVIAIFTIIFNLIVDILYAVVDPRVRYD, encoded by the coding sequence ATGTTGATTTACGTGTTCCGGCGGCTTCTGACCGCTATCCCGACGCTATTCGTGATCGTTACGCTGGCGTTCTTCCTGATCCGGGTCGCCCCTGGCGGCCCCTTCAACCAGGAGCGTGGACTAAGTCCCGTCATCAAGGCCAATCTTGAGGCCCAGTTCGGTCTCAATGAACCGCTCTGGAAACAATATCTGAATTATCTCAACAACTTGCTGCACGGTAGTTTTGGGCCGAGCTACAATCTGCCTGATTTCACCGTCGGCGAACTGTTCTGGAAGGGCTTGCCGATCTCGGTTCAGCTTGGCACGTCTGCCTTGATCCTGGCGCTGATCCTCGGCTCCATCCTTGGTGTCGTTGCAGCGCTCAATCAGAACAAGACAGCAGACTATGCCGTGATCGCGGTCGCAACCGCCGGTTCCACGATCCCCACCTTCGTCATTGCGCCCTTGATCCAGCTTGTCTTCGGACTGAGCTGGAAACTGCTGCCGATCGGCGGCTGGGGCGATGGCGCCCTGATCAACAAGATCGGCCCGGTGATCACGCTGGCCTTGCCGCAGATCGCCATCGTGGCGCGCCTGATGCGCGGCTCGATGATCGAATCCCTGCGGTCGCATCACATCCGGACGGCGCGGGCACTGGGGCTTTCGGACTGGTCGGTTGTGGTCAAGCACGCTCTGCGAGGCGCAGTGCTGCCGATCGTCTCCTATGCCGGTCCCGCGGCCGCGGCGTTGCTCACCGGTTCCATCGTGGTCGAGACCATCTTCTCGATTCCCGGGGTCGGTCGTTACTTTGTCGATGCGGCGCTCAACCGTGACTACACGCTGGTGATGGGCACGGTGGTGGTGATCGCCATCTTCACGATCATCTTCAACCTGATCGTGGATATCCTCTACGCCGTGGTTGATCCGAGGGTGCGCTATGACTGA
- a CDS encoding peptide ABC transporter substrate-binding protein — translation MLKTMLKATVFASTLALASGAFHAAAFAEVVYNRGSAAEPETVDPHKTSTVYEAHVLRDLFEGLVMQDAKADLIPGAAESWTISDDGKTYTFKLRKDAVWSDGSPVTADDFVYAFRRLEDPATGAEYASMLYPVVKAEDVNKGKAKPEEMGIKAVDPLTLEVKLNAPTPYFLEMLTHQAAYPVNKASIEKLGAEWVKPGKLVSNGAYTLAEWVPNDHIKMVKNPKFHDAANVKIDVVNFIPTEDRSSAMKRFEAGEMDSYDDLPTEQLPDLKAKFGDQIRVAPYLGTYYYAIKTDKKPWDNVELRNAISEAIDRDFLAEKVWNNSMFPGYSMVPPGIKGYTPAMAKFADKSQIDREDEAKKVLEKLGYGPSNPLKMEIRYNTSENHKNTAVAIQEQLKPLGVEVTLLNTDTKTHYGFLEQKGNYDVARAAWIADYQDPETFLGITRKDSGNNYSSYNSPKFEEAMNKAAAAGGNPEERMKLLSEAERVMIDEVGQIPLLYYSFHNIVSPKLHGFEDNVMDVHPSRFISKDQ, via the coding sequence ATGCTGAAAACCATGCTGAAGGCGACCGTGTTCGCCTCTACACTTGCTTTGGCAAGCGGCGCCTTCCACGCGGCGGCGTTCGCCGAAGTGGTCTATAATCGCGGCAGCGCGGCCGAGCCGGAAACCGTCGATCCGCACAAGACGTCGACGGTCTATGAGGCCCATGTGCTGCGCGACCTGTTCGAAGGCCTGGTCATGCAGGACGCCAAGGCCGATCTCATCCCCGGTGCGGCCGAGAGCTGGACGATCTCCGACGACGGCAAGACCTACACTTTCAAGCTACGCAAGGATGCGGTCTGGTCGGACGGCAGCCCGGTGACGGCAGATGATTTCGTCTATGCCTTCCGTCGCCTGGAAGATCCCGCGACCGGCGCTGAATACGCCTCGATGTTGTATCCCGTGGTCAAGGCCGAGGACGTCAACAAGGGCAAGGCCAAGCCTGAGGAGATGGGGATCAAGGCGGTCGACCCATTGACCCTCGAAGTCAAGCTGAACGCACCGACGCCTTATTTCCTCGAAATGCTGACCCACCAGGCGGCCTATCCGGTCAACAAGGCTTCGATCGAGAAGCTGGGCGCGGAATGGGTGAAGCCGGGCAAGCTGGTCTCCAACGGCGCCTATACACTGGCTGAGTGGGTACCGAACGACCACATCAAGATGGTCAAGAACCCGAAATTCCATGATGCCGCCAACGTCAAGATCGACGTGGTCAACTTCATTCCAACCGAAGATCGCTCCTCGGCAATGAAGCGCTTCGAGGCCGGCGAAATGGACAGCTACGACGATCTGCCGACCGAGCAGTTGCCTGACCTCAAGGCGAAGTTCGGTGACCAGATCCGTGTCGCGCCTTACCTCGGTACCTACTATTACGCGATCAAGACCGACAAGAAGCCGTGGGACAACGTCGAACTGCGCAACGCCATCTCCGAAGCGATCGACCGCGACTTCCTGGCCGAGAAGGTCTGGAACAATTCGATGTTCCCGGGCTACTCGATGGTACCTCCCGGTATCAAGGGCTACACACCGGCCATGGCCAAGTTCGCGGACAAGTCGCAGATCGACCGCGAGGACGAGGCCAAGAAGGTTCTGGAAAAGCTCGGCTATGGTCCGAGCAACCCGTTGAAGATGGAAATCCGCTACAACACTTCCGAGAACCACAAGAACACTGCCGTCGCCATCCAGGAACAGCTGAAACCGCTGGGCGTCGAGGTCACTCTGCTCAACACCGATACCAAGACCCACTACGGCTTCCTTGAACAGAAGGGCAATTACGACGTTGCCCGCGCTGCCTGGATCGCCGACTATCAGGATCCGGAAACCTTCCTCGGCATCACCCGTAAGGACAGTGGCAACAACTATTCGAGCTACAACAGCCCGAAATTCGAAGAAGCCATGAACAAGGCTGCTGCCGCTGGCGGCAATCCGGAAGAGCGCATGAAGCTGCTGAGTGAAGCTGAACGCGTCATGATCGACGAAGTCGGTCAGATCCCGCTGCTCTACTATAGCTTCCACAACATCGTTTCTCCGAAGTTGCACGGCTTCGAAGACAACGTGATGGACGTGCATCCTTCGCGCTTCATCAGCAAAGACCAATAA
- a CDS encoding TadE/TadG family type IV pilus assembly protein, with amino-acid sequence MHSIRGVSTFTLRSRISRWKENDDGTSAIEFALLAPLFILFLLGMVAYGIYFGASHSVQQIAADAARTAVGGLNQTERQSLVTTFLANNAAGYPFVDATKLTVVARDSTADGSQFVVSVTYDARNLPIWNLLSGLPLPGTNIARQSTIRVGGI; translated from the coding sequence ATGCATAGTATACGAGGAGTCTCAACTTTCACTCTCCGCTCGAGAATTTCGAGATGGAAAGAAAACGACGATGGAACTTCGGCGATTGAGTTTGCTTTGCTTGCGCCGCTGTTCATTCTCTTTTTGCTCGGAATGGTTGCATATGGTATCTATTTTGGTGCCAGCCATTCCGTTCAACAGATCGCGGCGGATGCGGCCCGTACCGCGGTCGGTGGGCTGAACCAGACCGAGCGTCAATCGCTCGTCACCACCTTCCTGGCCAACAACGCGGCAGGCTATCCGTTTGTCGATGCCACCAAGCTAACCGTGGTGGCCAGGGACAGCACGGCTGACGGCAGCCAGTTTGTGGTTTCCGTCACCTATGATGCGCGCAACCTGCCGATCTGGAACCTCCTGTCCGGACTGCCGCTGCCGGGCACGAACATCGCGCGCCAGTCCACCATCCGCGTCGGGGGCATCTGA
- a CDS encoding alpha-glucosidase family protein has product MTNPGNEWWRGCVIYQIYPRSFQDTTGDGSGDLKGAAARLAHVASLGVDAVWLSPFFKSPMADMGYDVSDYRAVDPIFGSLEDFDALLAEAHRLGLRVIIDQVLSHTSDRHDWFQESRASRDNEKADWYVWAEAKPDGSPPNNWLSVFGGPAWEWDSTRRQYYMHNFLAAQPDLNFHNPAVQDALLDSVRFWLERGVDGFRLDTVNYYVHDRWLRSNPPLTASLAGTLTETNPYLFQEHLFDKTRPENLEFLKRFRGLIDEYGDRAVVGEVGDEGRSLQTMAAYTSGDDRLNMCYTFDLLGQAFSAAHVRGCVEAFGAVAPDGWACWAFSNHDVIRHVSRWTPPGGDADAVAKFAIRLIACLRGSICLYQGEELGLPEAELAFEDLRDPYGIRFWPGFKGRDGCRTPMPWEAGAVNAGFSVAKPWLPIPDEHRIRAVDVQNDSNESVLAVYRAVLALRRRHPSLARGSIRFLDAEGDVLAFVREAEGEALLCVFNFTGGDAVWPLPGGFEIAEVLDSVGVEAVGFETNVSLPPLGAFLARLVD; this is encoded by the coding sequence ATGACCAATCCCGGAAATGAATGGTGGCGCGGCTGCGTCATCTATCAAATCTACCCACGGTCCTTCCAGGATACGACCGGCGATGGCAGCGGCGACCTCAAGGGTGCCGCCGCACGGCTTGCCCATGTCGCCTCGCTCGGCGTCGACGCCGTCTGGCTCTCGCCTTTCTTCAAATCACCCATGGCCGACATGGGCTATGACGTCTCTGACTACCGGGCTGTCGACCCGATCTTCGGTTCGCTCGAGGATTTCGATGCGCTGCTGGCCGAGGCGCACCGGCTGGGACTGAGGGTCATCATCGACCAGGTGCTGTCGCATACATCAGACCGGCATGACTGGTTCCAGGAAAGCCGTGCCAGTCGCGACAATGAAAAGGCGGATTGGTACGTCTGGGCTGAGGCAAAGCCGGATGGCTCACCTCCGAACAACTGGTTGTCGGTATTCGGAGGGCCCGCCTGGGAATGGGATTCGACACGTCGGCAGTACTACATGCACAATTTCCTTGCCGCCCAGCCGGATCTCAATTTCCACAATCCGGCGGTGCAGGATGCGCTTCTGGACAGCGTTCGATTCTGGTTGGAGCGTGGCGTTGACGGCTTTCGTCTCGATACGGTGAACTACTACGTGCACGACCGTTGGCTGCGCTCGAATCCACCGCTGACCGCAAGCCTCGCCGGGACGTTGACTGAAACCAATCCCTATCTTTTCCAGGAGCATCTGTTCGACAAGACGCGCCCGGAAAACCTTGAATTCCTCAAGCGGTTCCGTGGCCTGATCGACGAGTACGGCGACCGCGCCGTGGTCGGCGAAGTGGGTGATGAAGGCCGGTCGTTGCAGACCATGGCGGCCTATACCTCGGGCGACGATCGCCTCAATATGTGCTACACCTTCGATCTGCTGGGGCAGGCCTTTTCGGCTGCGCATGTGCGGGGCTGCGTCGAGGCGTTTGGGGCCGTTGCACCGGATGGCTGGGCCTGCTGGGCTTTTTCCAACCACGACGTCATTCGCCATGTCAGCCGCTGGACGCCACCGGGCGGAGATGCCGACGCCGTGGCGAAATTCGCCATTCGATTGATCGCCTGCCTCCGCGGTTCGATCTGCCTCTACCAGGGCGAAGAGCTTGGACTGCCCGAGGCCGAGCTGGCCTTCGAAGATCTGCGCGATCCCTATGGCATCCGTTTCTGGCCTGGGTTCAAGGGGCGGGATGGCTGCCGGACGCCGATGCCCTGGGAAGCCGGTGCCGTGAACGCAGGTTTTTCAGTTGCGAAGCCGTGGCTTCCCATACCGGATGAGCATCGCATTCGCGCTGTTGATGTTCAAAACGATAGCAATGAAAGCGTACTTGCCGTCTATCGCGCGGTGCTGGCGTTGCGCCGGCGGCATCCATCGCTCGCGAGGGGCTCGATCCGTTTCCTCGATGCGGAGGGCGATGTACTTGCTTTCGTGCGGGAAGCGGAAGGCGAGGCACTGCTGTGTGTTTTCAACTTCACCGGTGGGGACGCCGTCTGGCCGTTGCCTGGCGGGTTCGAAATCGCGGAAGTGCTTGATTCCGTCGGCGTCGAAGCTGTCGGCTTTGAAACAAATGTTTCACTGCCGCCGCTCGGGGCGTTTCTGGCCAGGCTGGTTGATTGA
- the glgX gene encoding glycogen debranching protein GlgX, translating into MAPATLGARPDKSGTEFAVWSSRAGKIELCLFDAADQEVERLPMVRGEDGIFQIYVKGVSAGSRYGYRADGDYDPARGFWFDPDKLLVDPYAVAIDRPYVYDAKLGARRGEGGDTASLVPKAVVTALSGAPSVPPLFQPGGLIYELPVRAFSMRHPDIPDNDRGTLRALTNPAVIDHLKKIGVSAVELMPVTAKIDERHLPPLGLTNAWGYNPVTFMALDPHLAPAGIADLRAATDTLRKAGIGVILDLVFNHTGESDDHGPTLSLRGLDSLAYYRHGPDGRLINDTGTGNTLACDHPEVRDLVLASLRHFVRHAGVDGFRFDLAPVLGRDDNGFAPNAQLLAAMRADPVLSDRILIAEPWDIGPGGYQLGRFGSPFLEWNDKYRDDVRRFWRGDAGLVGRLATRLAGSSDVFAGEAQTRSVNFIAAHDGMTLADLVRYEKKHNQANGEANRDGHDENLSWNFGVEGESAEPRIAARRAGDQRALLATLFASRGTIMLTAGDEFGRSQGGNNNAYAQDNDLTWLDWRRRDQTLEAYVAALSALRRDLPALRDTVFLTGQPRSGDGLPDVVWMTETGLPMDEAAWNDPSRHRLTMVLGSAGVDGCRLAVLVNGDRRSSTFVLPLRDGYRWFDALDPTAPAEAWRLIEGRAVCLMIERVLSEDGGEPR; encoded by the coding sequence ATGGCCCCCGCCACACTCGGAGCACGACCCGACAAATCAGGCACCGAATTTGCGGTCTGGTCCAGTCGTGCCGGAAAGATCGAGCTCTGCCTGTTCGACGCCGCCGACCAAGAGGTCGAGCGCCTGCCGATGGTGCGTGGCGAGGACGGGATTTTCCAGATCTATGTGAAGGGCGTCAGCGCGGGCTCCCGCTATGGCTATCGCGCCGATGGCGACTATGACCCTGCGCGAGGCTTCTGGTTTGATCCTGACAAATTGCTGGTCGATCCTTATGCCGTCGCCATCGACCGCCCCTACGTCTACGATGCGAAGCTCGGTGCGCGTCGCGGAGAGGGCGGCGACACCGCGTCATTGGTCCCGAAGGCGGTCGTTACGGCCTTGTCCGGCGCACCATCAGTGCCGCCGCTGTTCCAACCGGGTGGGCTGATCTACGAACTGCCTGTCCGGGCTTTTTCCATGCGCCATCCGGACATCCCGGACAACGATCGTGGCACGCTGCGCGCCCTGACAAATCCGGCCGTTATCGATCATCTGAAGAAGATCGGCGTTTCTGCTGTCGAACTGATGCCGGTCACCGCAAAGATCGATGAACGCCATTTGCCGCCGCTTGGCCTGACCAATGCCTGGGGCTACAACCCGGTCACATTCATGGCGCTGGATCCGCATCTGGCGCCGGCAGGGATTGCCGACCTGCGCGCCGCGACGGATACCCTGCGCAAGGCGGGGATCGGCGTCATCCTCGATCTGGTCTTCAATCATACAGGCGAGAGCGACGATCATGGCCCAACGTTGTCGCTGCGCGGCCTGGACAGTCTCGCCTACTATCGCCATGGTCCGGACGGCCGGTTGATCAACGACACCGGTACCGGCAACACGCTTGCCTGTGACCACCCGGAAGTGCGCGATCTTGTGCTGGCGAGCTTGCGCCACTTTGTGCGCCATGCCGGTGTCGACGGTTTCCGTTTCGACCTTGCTCCGGTGCTGGGGCGCGACGACAACGGCTTCGCGCCGAACGCACAACTGCTTGCGGCCATGCGTGCGGATCCGGTTCTTTCGGACCGTATCCTGATTGCCGAGCCGTGGGACATCGGGCCGGGTGGCTACCAACTCGGCCGGTTTGGCTCCCCGTTTCTCGAATGGAACGACAAGTATCGTGACGATGTCCGCCGGTTCTGGCGCGGCGATGCCGGTCTGGTTGGACGGCTGGCGACGCGGCTGGCTGGGTCTTCGGATGTTTTCGCGGGTGAAGCACAAACCCGCAGCGTGAATTTCATCGCTGCCCACGACGGCATGACGCTCGCCGACCTCGTGCGCTACGAGAAAAAGCACAACCAGGCCAATGGCGAGGCAAATCGTGACGGCCATGACGAGAACCTGTCCTGGAACTTCGGCGTCGAGGGCGAGAGCGCAGAACCGCGTATTGCTGCTCGCCGCGCCGGTGATCAGAGAGCGCTGCTGGCGACGTTGTTCGCCTCTCGAGGCACCATCATGCTGACGGCAGGCGACGAATTCGGCAGGAGCCAGGGCGGCAACAACAACGCCTATGCGCAGGACAACGACCTCACCTGGCTGGATTGGCGCAGGCGCGACCAGACCTTGGAAGCCTATGTCGCTGCCCTATCGGCTTTGCGTCGTGATCTGCCTGCGCTGCGCGACACCGTCTTTTTGACCGGTCAGCCGCGTAGTGGCGACGGGTTGCCGGATGTCGTCTGGATGACGGAGACCGGTCTGCCGATGGATGAAGCGGCCTGGAACGACCCGAGCCGGCACCGCCTGACGATGGTGCTGGGCAGCGCGGGCGTCGACGGGTGCAGGCTGGCAGTACTGGTCAATGGTGATCGGCGATCCTCGACTTTCGTTTTGCCCCTGCGCGACGGCTATCGCTGGTTCGATGCGCTTGACCCCACGGCGCCTGCCGAAGCCTGGCGCCTGATCGAGGGCAGGGCTGTCTGCTTGATGATCGAGCGCGTGCTGAGCGAGGATGGTGGAGAACCGAGATGA